Part of the Vagococcus jeotgali genome, TAGCAGGTAGATCAAATGTTGGTAAATCATCATTTATTAACACTTTAATCGATAGAAAAGGCTTAGCTAGAACCTCTGGAAAACCGGGGAAAACTCAAACACTAAATTTTTATTTGATTGAAGAAGATTTACATTTTGTAGATGTACCTGGTTATGGTTATGCCAAAGTGTCAAAGACTGAGCGTGAAAAATGGGGTAAGATGATTGAAACCTATATCACACAACGTGAGGAATTAAAAGCTGTTGTTTCTTTGATTGATATGCGTCATGAACCATCAAAAGAAGACGTTCAAATGTATGAATTCTTAAAGTACTATGATATTCCAGTGATTGTAGTAGCGACAAAATGTGATAAAATTCCTCGAGGTAAGTGGAACAAACATGAATCCATGATTAAAAAAGCATTGAATTTTGACCCTAGTGATGATTTTATAGTGTTTTCTTCTGTGACAAAAGAAGGAAAAGATAAAGCGTGGGACGCGATTGAATCATTTTTATAAAATAAAAAAGCTGCCATTATTGGTCAGCTTTTTCTTTTACCTTTGAATCTTTATTTACTTCAGGAATATCAATTATTAATTCTTGAGTATCCTCTTTTGTTTTTTTATCTTTTTCTTTGTCAGGGTCGATGGCAAAGGTATCAAATAATTTTTCAAAACTATCAGTTCGTCGGTAAGTTTGTCCCATGAAAAACACCTCTCTCTTTAGCTCATCATAACATGTTGTGATGAATTTATCACGAATTTACTGTGACATAATGATCTGGTTTATGCCGGTAATCTTCAAATTTTGTCTCTGTCTTTAAAATCCAATCACTAATTGTTTTTCCAATAATTGGCCCTGTTGTCAGCCCTGATGAACCTAATCCACTAGCTACATATAGATTAGGTAAATTAGTAATTTCTCCAAAAAAAGGAGAGTAGTCGGAAGTATAGGCTCTTGTTCCAATCCGTTCCCGGTTTATTATTTCCTGACTAAAAGTACTAATTGTTTCTGAAGCGACTTGTTTTAGATGTAATAATTCTGACAAGTCTGGTGTTAGATCATAACCTAAGTCATCTTCATGGGTAGCACCAATCACGATTTTACCATGTTCAAAAGGAATAATGTCAGATTCACCAACAGGCATTATAACAGGCCAGTTACTTGTATTAAGATTTGTTTGAAGTTCAATTAACTGTCCCTTTTGAGGTCTAACATCGACTTTAAATCCTAGTGGTGTTAGTAAGTTTGGTAACCACGCCCCAGTTGCTAAAATAAGATAATCAAAGACTTCTTGATGAGAATCATAAGCAACGATCCAATTCTTACTCATATTATCATAAGCAATAGATTGAATAAATTCATGTTTATATTGCTGATTTTCTTTGATAATACTACGAATACTCTCAACTAGTTTTGCCCCATCAACCCTAGCCCCACCAGATACAAATAGAGCATGGTTTGTATCACTAATATTAGGAATTAACTGATTAATTTCTTGTTGATTTAGTAAGGAAATATCCCCAATTTCAGGAGCTTCTTCTTTTCTAGTTTGAGCAAGTTTCTCTAATTTTTGTAAAAGTTTATCCGTTTTTTTATAAAGCAAAGTTCCTTGTTGCTGATAAATCTCTTTAGTATCAATATATTTAGATAAATCATTTATGAAAGTATGATAAAAACTAGCTCCTTCTTTTGCTAAAAAGTACCACTCTTTATTTCTTCTTTGTGATAACCAAGGAGAGATAATACCAGCAGCAGCAGAAGTTGCTTGACCAACTCCTTCATCAAATAAGGTGATTTTAATATCATCTTGTTGTGACAAATAAAAAGCAGCTGTTGAACCAACAATACCGCCTCCAATAATACCAATAGATGTTGTCATAAGTTTACTCCTTTGTAATCGTCCCGTGATAAGGCTCAACATGAATATCAATATCAAAAATATCATGGGTCTGTTTCAAATACTCTTCCAACTCATCCACTATATCATGACTTTCTTGAACTGTTAAGTTGGGATCCATCCCTACTGTAATATCTAAAAAAACATTAGTTCCTAAATTTCTAGCTCGAATATTAATGACTTCATAAATACCATTAAAGCTTAAAATATCTGTTTTATATGTAGCTAGTAATTTTTCATCAAAACCATCAGATAAGGTGAATGTACTATCTTTAAAAATTTCAAAGGCAGTTTTAATAATAATACCACCAATAACAATGGCAGTTAGGGTATCTAGCCAGTTTAAGCTAAATGAGGCGGCAAAGACAGCAATTGTTGTGCCGATACTTGTTAGCATATCACTGTAATTGTCTTTAGCCACAGCAAATAATGCTTGGGAGTTAGATTGAATAGCAATTTTTTTATTAATGAGATAAACAATGTATATGATGATTGCAGAGATTAAACCAACAGCTGCAGCCATATGATTTGGCTCTTCCATATTACCGTGTAAAAAAGATTTAACTCCGTCAATAACTACTTGAACCCCAACAGCGAACATAATAAGGGAAGTTAAAAGAGAGGCGACATTTTCTGCTTTCCAGTGTCCGTATCTGTGGTCTTTATCAGCAGGTTTTCTGGATACCTTTAATCCGATTAATACAGTAACCGAGGCGATGGTATCGGTAAAGTTATTTAATCCATCAGCAGAAATGGCTTGTGAGTGGGTATAGTAACCTGCAATTAGTTTAAAAGCTGATAAAAAGATATAGGCAATAATACTAATAATTGCTCCTTTTTCAGCTTGTTTGATTTCTTCGATACGTTTTGTCAAAAGACTCACTCCTTAATAGTATGACTAGTAGTATAACAGAGTGAGTTATGTTTAGAAAAGATGTAAAAAAAAGTTAAGGGTTGCAAAAAAAATAAATAAAAAGCCCCAAAAATGGGACTTAGGTAGCAGGATTAATAATAACCCCATTAATATTGTGAACAGTTGATAAGTTGATACTCTGGTCGAAATTTGGGCCAGTTCCTGTTGTTGAAAAATTTAGATATAAATCTGAACCTTGATAAACAAGCTCAAAGAAATCAATATGTTGATGAACAATACGTTCTGTATTATTATAAATAACAATGATTTTTCCATCTGAAATATAATGCTCAGAAGTCAGGATTTGATTTTTAAAATCACCAATTGATTGTGTTTTTTTCATGTTTTCCCCTCCTTTTGTATAGTTTACCATAGAATAAAATATTAAAAAACAATTTAGGATATTAAAATTTTAACGGGGTGAAAGACGACTAATTCTTCGGCAGTATATCTAGATAAAAAAAGCAGTGCAGGATAAGTGATATGTCCGACACTGTGTTTTTATAGTACTTTTCTTAAAAAATCTTGTGTCCTCTCATTTTTAGGATTTGAGAATATCTCATCTGGAGTTCCTTCTTCTTGTATAACGCCTTTGTCCATAAAAATGACACGATCAGCTACTTCACGAGCAAATCCCATTTCGTGTGTCACAACTACCATGGTCATACCTTCTTTAGCCAAATTATTCATCACACTAAGAACTTCACCAACCATCTCTGGATCAAGAGCACTAGTGGGTTCATCAAATAAAATGACATCAGGATGCATAGCAAGAGATCTGGCTATTGCAACACGTTGTTGTTGTCCTCCTGATAGGCTAGAAGGGTATTGATAAGCTTTATCTTTTAATCCTACTCTATCAAGTAATTGGAGCGCTTCAACTTCAGCGACTTCTTTTTGTTCTTTTTTAACCTTTACGGGGCTAATTGTTAAATTATCTAAAATAGTTTTATGAGGGAAGAGATTGAAGCTTTGAAAAACCATTCCCATTTTTTGTCTTAGAGCATTAATATCTGCTTTAGGATCTAATAGATTTTGCCCCTCGAATTTGATTGACCCACTACTAGGTTGTTCTAATAAATTCATACAACGTAAAAAGGTACTTTTACCACTACCAGAAGGTCCGATGATAACGACAACCTCCCCTTGATTAATAGTTAAATCAATGCCTTTTAAAACGCTTGTTTCCCCGTAGGATTTTTTTAAATCAGTAATCTTAATCACTTGTTCCCATTCTCCTCTCAGCAACCCCTAATAACCTAGATAATGTAAAGGTTAAAATAAAATAAATAAACGATACAATCACAATTGGTAGGAAAGGTTTAAAACTTGCCCCTCTTACAACACCAGCTTGAAACATTAGTTCTGATACTCCGATGACTGATACAACAGATGATTCTTTAATGACTGTAACAAACTCATTACCTAAAGCTGGTAAAATATTCTTAATCGCTTGTGGCATAATAATATAGCGCATAGCTTGTAGTTTATTCATCCCTAAAGATCTAGCAGCTTCTGTTTGTCCTTTGTTAACAGCATTTAGACCAGCACGAATAATCTCAGCTACATAAGCACCACTATTTAAGATTAAAGCCAAACATCCAGCAGCAAGAGCACTCATATCAATTCCAAGAACATTAAATCCAAAGAATACCATAAAGATTTGGACAAGTAGTGGTGTTCCTTTAATGTATTCAATATAAATAATAGCAATCCATTTTAATAGTTTATTAGTCGATAATTTCATTAAAGCTAGCAAGGTACCTAATAAGCTACCAAATAAAACACCAACAAAGGCTAGAAAAATAGTATAGCCTGTTCCAGTTAAATAGTAGGAAGCATACTTACTAAAGAAGGACTCATCTTGAAACATATGGATATAAGCTTTTTCTTTATACTCTTCCATCAAGTTATCTGCAACAACTTCATCAATTGAATGATTAATTTTATCTAAGAAGACAGGTGCTCCTTTTTGAATAGCAACAGCATTTTGTTTTTGAGTATCTTCAAGTTCTAGTCCTTCTGCAAACATTAATGTATCATCTTGACTTAAATAAGCCTCACCAACAGGACTCTCAATAACAGCTCCGTCAATTTTATTTTGTTGTAGTTGGAGCATAATATCAGGTAAACGTTGTAGGGAAACGGTTTTAGCTTTTAATTGGTCATTAGCTAATTCTTCTTGTGTGGATTGAACTTGAGCGCCAACTTTGACGCCTTTAAAAGCTTCTGAATTATTATAAATATCTTTATCAGATTTTCTAATAATAATTTTTTGTTCCACATCCATATATGGCTTTGAAAAAGCAACCTCTTTAAGCCTTTCAGGAGTGGGAGACATACCAGAGATGATAATATCAATCTTACCAGTTTGTAGAGCACCAATTAAAGCATCAAAGCCGTACTCTTCAATTTTTAATTTAACTCCCATATCATCAGCAATTTTTTGTGCTAATTCAATATCAGTTCCAACAATAGTATCTTTACCGTCTACAGTAGCATGGAATTCATAAGGTGCATAATCAGCTGATAGGCCAACTGTTAAGACGCCTTTATCCTCAATTCTCTTCATAACTGGATCAGCCTCGGCTGCATGAGCGGTGAAAGGTAACACGAATAGTAATAAACTTAAAAAGAATGTTTTTATAGGTAATTTTGTCATAAAAGTAAGTCCTCTCTGTTAATCGTAAAGACAGTATATAAGTTATGCAGTGAATATTCAATACTATTTGTATAATTGAATAAAAAAAGCGAATATTCATTATTTTATGCAAAAAATATGTAAAATAAATATGATTTTAATTATTTTTATTTTAAAAATGAGGAATATTTAATCTTTTTTTAAGATTAGTATAGATGTTAAGGAGATAAGCAGGGAGTTTAGTTGACGTCATCTTATATTTATGATAATTTAATTAAAAAATGATTATAAATAATAAAAGTAATATGCAAAGAAGGAACTAATTATGTCTAAATTATTAGAGCGCTTTATTCAATATGTAAAACTCAACACCAGATCAGATGCCTCTAGTCAGTCTATTCCTACAACAAAAGGGCAAATTGAATTTGCTCATATACTTAGAGAAGAGCTCCTTGATATGCGTTTAACAGATATACACTATAATGAAAAAAATGGTTTTCTAACGGCACGTCTACCAAGAAATACAAGTGAGGTTTATGCAACAGTTGGATTTATTGCTCATCTAGATACAGCTGATTTTAATGCTGAAAATATCACACCTAAAATCATTTATGACTATGACGGGCGTGATGTGTTGTTAAATAGTGAAGAAAATATTGTGATGAAAACGAGTGAGTTTCCTAATCTAAAAGATTATATTGGTCAAACACTCATCACAACAGATGGGACGACATTATTAGGTGCCGATGATAAGGCAGGAATTGTTGAGATACTAGAAGCTGTTGATTATTTTATAGAACACCCTGATGTGGCCCACGGTGATATTTGGATTGCCTTTGGACCTGATGAGGAGATTGGTGTAGGTGCTGATTATTTTGATGTCAGTTATTTCCCAGTGGATTATGCTTATACGATTGATAGTGGTCGTATTGGTCATTTTGAATATGAGACGTTTAATGCTGCTCAAGCTAATATTATGATTGAAGGTACAAGTATTCACCCAGGGACAGCTTATGGCATGATGGTGAATGCTTTAAGTTTAGCTAATCAAATTAATAACGCACTACCAACTCAGGAAGTCCCAGAGATGACAAAAGGTTATGAGGGATTTTATTTACTACATGATTTAGTTGGGACTATTAATCAAGTAAAGATGACGTATATTATTAGAGACCATGATAAGAAAACGTTTGAAGAAAGAAAAGCTAATCTTGAAATGATTGTAAACAGATTGAATCAAACTCTAGACCGTAAAAGAATTCAAATAGAGATGAAAGATCAGTATTACAATATGAGAGATGTGATTGAGCAAGATATGCGTTCGGTAGATGTCGCTTTACAAGCTATGGAAAACCTTAATATTAAACCTATCGTCACTCCGTTTAGAGGGGGGACTGATGGATCTAAAATTTCCTTTATGGGTATACCAACCCCAAATTTATTTACTGGTGGAGAAAATTTTCACGGTCAATATGAATTTATAACATTAGAATCTATGGAAGTTGCGACTAAAACGATTGTTGAGATTATTAAATGTAGTCAAGAAACCTCACTTACAAGAAAGTGAAACATTCGCTAAAAATTTAAAACTATTATAGACTAAAGATTAATATAAGTTGGAGGGGCTATGATGAAGAAAATAGTTGTATGAGAACCATTATCTGAGGAATTATCAGAAGAATTGTCTCATTTAGCGAGTGATTATGAAATCACTTACTTACCAGTTAAGAAAGAAAATATTCAAGATGTGGAAATTATTTACGGGTGGAGTAAAGAGTTACCTAAATTAGAAGAGATGACATCTTTAAAGTGGATCCAATCATTTTCAGCAGGTGTGAACTATTTTGATTTGGAAACATTAAAAGATATGGGAGTTATCCTAACAAGTGCTAGTGGTATTCATGGTCATCAAATGACTGAGAGTATTCTGGGTATGTTATTTAGCCACACTAGAAAAATAAAAGAATCTATTTTAAACCAAGAAAAGCACAAATGGGGTGTTGCGGGTTTAGGAACAGATTTGTTAGGAAAATCTGTTTTGATTTTTGGAACAGGAAATATAGGCACTCAGCTAGCTAAAGTATTAGATGCACTGGGAGCTGATGTTTACGGGGTTAATCGAAGTGGTTTAGAAGTTGATTATTTTAAAGGCATCTACACTTATAAAGAGATCAATCATATTTTGCCTAAGGCTGATATCGTGGTGAACTTACTTCCAGAAACACCAGAGACGATTAATTATTTCGATAATGAGTTATTTGATTCAATGAAAACAGGTGTCATGTTTATTAATGCTGGCCGGGGTAGCGCTGTTAAAACAGAGACCATCATTAAGCAGTGCCAAGATGAAAAATTATCTTTTGCTGGACTAGATGTTTTTGAAGAAGAACCATTACCAAGTGACAGTCCACTTTGGGATTTGGAACAAGTTCTTATTACCCCTCATATTTCAGGACCAACTGATCAGTATAACAACCGCTTATTTGAGGTTTTTAAACAAAATATAGAATCTTATCTAAACGGAGAGGATATGATAAATGCGGTGAATTTAGATTTAGGATATTAAAAAGAACAAGTAGCCAATCTTCATAAAGATTAGCTACTTGTTCTTTTTGTTTCTATTAAAGTTGTCTTAACTTAAATGAATTTCACACAAACAACTTCAGGAGCATAAATGTCTTTTTGTTTTAAAATTAATTTACCAGTATCTGCTTGTCGTTTAAAAAGTGTTAAGTTATCACTATTTTGATTAGCAACGACAACAAACTCTTCATCCTCTGACAAGTTAAAGTCTCTAGGGAAATCACCTTCTACACTAACCCACTCAACAGTCTCTAAATGTTTACCATCATCAGAAATGCGGTAAACAACTACCGAGTTATGTCCTCTGTTGGATGCATACAAATATTTGCCATCTTTAGTAATACGAATAGCTGCCCCACCGTTAAATTCATTAAAACCTTCTGGTAGAGTCGAAACAGTTTCTATTTCAGTAAATTCCCCTGTTTCTCCGTTATAACTTAAAACAACAATATCACTAGATAACTCACCAAATAAATAAGCAATTGACTTTTTCGGGTGGAATACTAAATGTCTTGGTCCAGTCCCTGGTTTGGCATGGAATTTAGCTGCTTCAGTTAATTTTCCGTCACGGCTAATATTATATGTATAAACTGTATCACTTCCTAGATCACAAGTAACTAAACGGTCATCTGGTGTTAAATCAGCATAGTGAGCATGTGGACCATCTTGGTTGGCGTGAGGGCCATCACCAGTGTGTTGAACTTTA contains:
- the yihA gene encoding ribosome biogenesis GTP-binding protein YihA/YsxC, which translates into the protein MKVHNAEIVISAVRPEQYPEGGLPEIALAGRSNVGKSSFINTLIDRKGLARTSGKPGKTQTLNFYLIEEDLHFVDVPGYGYAKVSKTEREKWGKMIETYITQREELKAVVSLIDMRHEPSKEDVQMYEFLKYYDIPVIVVATKCDKIPRGKWNKHESMIKKALNFDPSDDFIVFSSVTKEGKDKAWDAIESFL
- a CDS encoding SPJ_0845 family protein — translated: MGQTYRRTDSFEKLFDTFAIDPDKEKDKKTKEDTQELIIDIPEVNKDSKVKEKADQ
- a CDS encoding NAD(P)/FAD-dependent oxidoreductase, encoding MTTSIGIIGGGIVGSTAAFYLSQQDDIKITLFDEGVGQATSAAAGIISPWLSQRRNKEWYFLAKEGASFYHTFINDLSKYIDTKEIYQQQGTLLYKKTDKLLQKLEKLAQTRKEEAPEIGDISLLNQQEINQLIPNISDTNHALFVSGGARVDGAKLVESIRSIIKENQQYKHEFIQSIAYDNMSKNWIVAYDSHQEVFDYLILATGAWLPNLLTPLGFKVDVRPQKGQLIELQTNLNTSNWPVIMPVGESDIIPFEHGKIVIGATHEDDLGYDLTPDLSELLHLKQVASETISTFSQEIINRERIGTRAYTSDYSPFFGEITNLPNLYVASGLGSSGLTTGPIIGKTISDWILKTETKFEDYRHKPDHYVTVNS
- a CDS encoding cation diffusion facilitator family transporter; this translates as MTKRIEEIKQAEKGAIISIIAYIFLSAFKLIAGYYTHSQAISADGLNNFTDTIASVTVLIGLKVSRKPADKDHRYGHWKAENVASLLTSLIMFAVGVQVVIDGVKSFLHGNMEEPNHMAAAVGLISAIIIYIVYLINKKIAIQSNSQALFAVAKDNYSDMLTSIGTTIAVFAASFSLNWLDTLTAIVIGGIIIKTAFEIFKDSTFTLSDGFDEKLLATYKTDILSFNGIYEVINIRARNLGTNVFLDITVGMDPNLTVQESHDIVDELEEYLKQTHDIFDIDIHVEPYHGTITKE
- a CDS encoding amino acid ABC transporter ATP-binding protein, whose amino-acid sequence is MIKITDLKKSYGETSVLKGIDLTINQGEVVVIIGPSGSGKSTFLRCMNLLEQPSSGSIKFEGQNLLDPKADINALRQKMGMVFQSFNLFPHKTILDNLTISPVKVKKEQKEVAEVEALQLLDRVGLKDKAYQYPSSLSGGQQQRVAIARSLAMHPDVILFDEPTSALDPEMVGEVLSVMNNLAKEGMTMVVVTHEMGFAREVADRVIFMDKGVIQEEGTPDEIFSNPKNERTQDFLRKVL
- a CDS encoding ABC transporter substrate-binding protein/permease, which translates into the protein MTKLPIKTFFLSLLLFVLPFTAHAAEADPVMKRIEDKGVLTVGLSADYAPYEFHATVDGKDTIVGTDIELAQKIADDMGVKLKIEEYGFDALIGALQTGKIDIIISGMSPTPERLKEVAFSKPYMDVEQKIIIRKSDKDIYNNSEAFKGVKVGAQVQSTQEELANDQLKAKTVSLQRLPDIMLQLQQNKIDGAVIESPVGEAYLSQDDTLMFAEGLELEDTQKQNAVAIQKGAPVFLDKINHSIDEVVADNLMEEYKEKAYIHMFQDESFFSKYASYYLTGTGYTIFLAFVGVLFGSLLGTLLALMKLSTNKLLKWIAIIYIEYIKGTPLLVQIFMVFFGFNVLGIDMSALAAGCLALILNSGAYVAEIIRAGLNAVNKGQTEAARSLGMNKLQAMRYIIMPQAIKNILPALGNEFVTVIKESSVVSVIGVSELMFQAGVVRGASFKPFLPIVIVSFIYFILTFTLSRLLGVAERRMGTSD
- the pepT gene encoding peptidase T, with the protein product MSKLLERFIQYVKLNTRSDASSQSIPTTKGQIEFAHILREELLDMRLTDIHYNEKNGFLTARLPRNTSEVYATVGFIAHLDTADFNAENITPKIIYDYDGRDVLLNSEENIVMKTSEFPNLKDYIGQTLITTDGTTLLGADDKAGIVEILEAVDYFIEHPDVAHGDIWIAFGPDEEIGVGADYFDVSYFPVDYAYTIDSGRIGHFEYETFNAAQANIMIEGTSIHPGTAYGMMVNALSLANQINNALPTQEVPEMTKGYEGFYLLHDLVGTINQVKMTYIIRDHDKKTFEERKANLEMIVNRLNQTLDRKRIQIEMKDQYYNMRDVIEQDMRSVDVALQAMENLNIKPIVTPFRGGTDGSKISFMGIPTPNLFTGGENFHGQYEFITLESMEVATKTIVEIIKCSQETSLTRK
- a CDS encoding D-2-hydroxyacid dehydrogenase; the encoded protein is MSHLASDYEITYLPVKKENIQDVEIIYGWSKELPKLEEMTSLKWIQSFSAGVNYFDLETLKDMGVILTSASGIHGHQMTESILGMLFSHTRKIKESILNQEKHKWGVAGLGTDLLGKSVLIFGTGNIGTQLAKVLDALGADVYGVNRSGLEVDYFKGIYTYKEINHILPKADIVVNLLPETPETINYFDNELFDSMKTGVMFINAGRGSAVKTETIIKQCQDEKLSFAGLDVFEEEPLPSDSPLWDLEQVLITPHISGPTDQYNNRLFEVFKQNIESYLNGEDMINAVNLDLGY
- a CDS encoding lactonase family protein is translated as MQPIILGSYTRKDSKGVYQIQLDEENGMLIDLKNIIQEDNPTYLDTAQNNDFLYTVAKDGENGGIAAYQLDGEGNYSLINRVMLKGAPPCYVAVDGVRQLVYGANYHQGIVTSYKIEEDGSLTLADKVQHTGDGPHANQDGPHAHYADLTPDDRLVTCDLGSDTVYTYNISRDGKLTEAAKFHAKPGTGPRHLVFHPKKSIAYLFGELSSDIVVLSYNGETGEFTEIETVSTLPEGFNEFNGGAAIRITKDGKYLYASNRGHNSVVVYRISDDGKHLETVEWVSVEGDFPRDFNLSEDEEFVVVANQNSDNLTLFKRQADTGKLILKQKDIYAPEVVCVKFI